AAACCgtttgttaaatatttgagattatgttaaaaacctacttttgtgaactagtcctaggtttttcactcaATCCCAACAAAACAAGTGCcacaagattctctggagtctatttatgtaaaattattttttttaaattaaacttttgaTTTTATGTGTCGACgtcatgcaaaatataagtagttGACTTAGCCACTGCTACTTAAATAGCTATAACTCTTAAACGAATTGAGATATTGTCACAAAAATTGGCACACTTATGTAAGGGCTCAATCTGAGGACAAACATACAAAGAAATGGGGCTCGGtcacttggtggtgctataacaatGATAAAATTTAAAGAGGATGTAACAACTTTCCTGCTTTTCTGATTGAGTTGACATTTTCTATGCAATTTGTGCATTatctttgttgcataatgtttgagAAATGCCTAATATAGTCCAGAACATGGGCTTAAAGGCCCTACGGTGCTTGAACCccaataattgctgcttgcagctatatttcttttctttttttcttttttttcaagcaaaatatagCAAAAATGAGCAGTATAGCTACAGCTTAATTTTGTATATGCTGATGAGATAATGTGACACGGACTGATGACTTAAAATGCCCAGTCAACTCTGTTAATCATGAGTAAAGTCCTAAAAGATGTACActatatcgtacagtctgacagaGTTGATGACAAAACGGGTTTACGCTTGATCGCCCCATctcgcgagggggctgcgtgaactgttgctcttgtgcccaATCgtataatgcaaacgttaaaacaaGTCATGCTCTTTAGTAAAAGTATTTATGATAgtactgtgtgagaaacaaagtgaaaagtaagtgtttatgaactgataatttgccgttttactcgtgatttgaaagtgaataaaagtcgttgttgttgtcgtgcctctagtgttcatttcaccacaaCAAGCAATATAAGTAGCATGCTcttattccaaacatagccatacTGCATACTACTTTCTAATATAGTAGGTAGTAAGCAAgaggaaagagagtgagagaaagatggagagaaTGAGGCAGGGATGTATAAGTTACAGCTCATCTCCTGTAGAGTTTATGAACGCCTGCCTCTCTGTTAAAGCAAGGCCCCGCTGGGGGCCACCGTGCAGGAGACGGGACCCTGCGGCCCCTCTCCCCGCACGGATAGAGAGGTCATCATGGGGCCCTGAGCGCCACGACCCCTGCGGTCACACTGCACAGTGTCATTTCAGACGCAGTACAAACGCAGTAATTCACTCTGATAACAGCGTCTCGCTCACAATCACTGCGGTCagacaagccaaaaaaaaaaaaaaaaaaaaggatgatttTGTCTTTactacattcttaaaatgaaaaGTTACAATGAGAACAGACTTAGAgctatataaaaaacaaaacaaaacataaatagtggttacagtgagacacttgcaatggaagtgaatggggccaatccgtaagcattaaaatactcactgtttcaaaagtgtagccaaaagattatacatgtttacatgattttaatatgataaaatcgcttactaaccttatgtgTGTAAACTTAACATAATGCATAATGCCGGTAAACCCTGTAaccagttttatcacactaaaatcatgatagcatgtatattgtttatgtcttgtggctatacttttaaaacggtgtgcattttaatgtttatgcattggccccattcacttctattttaagTGCTACACTGTAACTGCAatatttgctgtttttttaaattaagcaaGTTCTTTTATGtggttatgccacaaatgctgtcagttgagcttaacttgtattgaacctacaATAAGGGATAGTCTAATTCCAGACTtccttcctgtactaacctatgtaatttggtaacaaaaaacccgcctctggtcttcattggctgctcgagaacagctttgacccgccctcaaacactacagtaagcggtagaccaatcacaacagactggggcatctgaccaatcagagcagagtatgctctctgaaaggaggagtcgttttgacactggggaaaaaaggtaatgctgcaatttaaattatgagcaaattaaagtgttttttgaccttggatgcatgtaaatctattgtatgagacctttaaaacaaaattaggcacgtttaaaaaccataataggtgctctttaaatagttaaataaatagtttgttcacagacatttccttcCTTAAAACAAAAGTGTTTGATTGGAGGCGAGCTAaaatacagattacagaatacatgctgtaaaatgtaatttgtaatgcatttcgttagattactcaaggtcagtaatgtaatctaaatactttagattacttcttcaggtagatttttttttcacttattttgactataaaaactctgccagtacagtaagacaaaatacaaaataccattgcatgtattccgttactccctgaCCCtgttggttggtctctatgggaataaaccGATTCAAgtcgatatcttacgattttgccatctcatacgaattattatgagttgtcatgagactatgttgaaaATTACAAGAGGGTAAGTTAATTGTGACATAAAGGTTTTAGAGGCTGATGTCATTGGAAAACCTTTctaaaggaacattctgggttcaacacaagttaagctcaatttgtTGCATAATCctgattaccactaaaaataatttcgactcgcccctccaaaatcacagttacagtgaggcacttacaatggaagtcaatggggccaattttggagggtttaaagacagaaatgtgaagcttatcattttataaaaagcacttacattaattcttctgttaaaactcatgtgttatttgagctgtaaagttgtttaaccatcattttaatggtcgtgttagggttttagggtttacggcgttgcgttgtcatggcaacgtagTTGTAAAAGtggatataacttttcacagaaaagattagtaagctattttctcacactaaaatcatgttaacacgtataatgtttacatcttgtgatcAGTGGCATAGACTCCAGGGGGGATTCAAAACAagtaagtacaacccccccccaatgttcaggccaaatctacgcccttgcttgtggctatacttttgaaacagtgagtattttaacgtttacggattacaatggaagtgaatggggcaaaaaGTGGTTTGTatcatttacatttgaattttacatcTAGAAGTTAAAATCACCAGCACACATCCATTTAAACGAAGTTCTGCGTGATTAGTTTGCCCATGCAGTGGTAACGGATTCCTAATCAGTGGTGTGTTTGTATAAAGCACTCTTCTGCTGGGGTAAACAGGGCTCTATTTGATGCCCTTTATGAGGGCTGTTTGTTTGGCAGGGTTTATTCCTCTGTTAGACTGGCTCCACGCTCTCGGAGGGAGGCCGGCCCTCCTGCAGGGCTGCAAATGGGCGGGTGGCAGCCGGGCCACATGAGAGAGAAGCTCTCCAGCTGTTACAAACTTCCACTCGGCGCTCTCTTTATCTGTCCATCATCTGTTTGAGATCTTACAGTAGATGTTAACAGGTTTTCAATGGGTATGATCATGTATCTCCAACCTACAATAAAAGCGTAAAGCACATTAGATGGAGATAAAGAGCTATTCTCACTGCTGTTTCACTCTTAATGCTTATCAGATAAGCTTTGATTCTCACAGACTGTCATTAGAGTGTCCCATTAGCTCTGTTCACACCCACGATGTGAGAAAGTTAACTCTGTTAGCGTCTACATTAAATGCTTGTTGGAAATCACACATGTTGTAACCCTTAACCCAGTTGTAGTCGTTCCTGGCAGCTAACAGAACTAGAATGGTTTTAACGGGATGAAATAAGCAAATTAACACATGCAGTGTTCTCAGGCTATGAATGTTAAGAATTGTTTGAATTAACTGATGCGTAAAATACGGTTAATCTACCTCAAAGGGGGCGGTCATCTGAGACGTACATCATATAAACTCTGCTAACGCTTTATTATAACTTCGAATACTAATTCATTAAgaagcattatataatgcttaaaaatgaatatacagtgaggtccaaaagtctgagaactCATTTCAAACAACAGACATGTTATTTAACACTCTGCATCCTGCACATATTTTACAATATCATTTGCaatggaaaataattaaataattaaataataaaataaaataggcaaaacagaagcattttcataATGTTGATaattcatccctccttttcttaaaaaaaaaaagaagaagaagaagcaaaaatgccAGTCACAGTgatgcactttcaatggaagtcaatggggccaatttttagagggtttaaaggcagaaatgtgaagcttataattttataaaatcacttacattaattcttctgataaaacttgtgtattatttgagctgtaaagttgtttaaatcatcattttatgtttttggtttacagcattatgtcgtcatgacaacgaagttgtcaaatttaatataactttacacagaaaaagttagttaggtaaacacacatattgtttacgtcttgtggctatacttttgaaacagtgagtattttaacgtttattgaagggccccattcacttccattgtgtcttactgtaacccagatttttgcttttttaaataaaatacatttttgtggtaataagcattattccacaaatactgtcgactgagcttaacttgtattgacagCATCCTTTAAGCATTATGCAATGAAACTACATTTATAAAGGGGCCCCTAAGAGCATCGCCAGTGGTTGCCCGGTTACGGGGCCCTTAAGCCAGGTGAGAATATTTCATGGTAAATTAGGAGAATCTCTTTGAAGTTTCTTCACAGGCGTCAtgaaaagaatcaaagacttctGAAACAAAAGCTCAAATGTGCCATTTGTTGTGATTTTACGGATATTTTATTATCtgaatataaagaataaataacagTTCATCTTAATTTACAGGATAAATCGTTGTCAGAGCACAGCTGTCACCGCTGCGGGACATTACAAATCCATAATAAATTCTGAGGTCGTCACACCGGCGTTTCCCAAAGAGTGGAAAACCAAATAAAACGTCTCAAACGGCTCTACGGGCAATTCTCtgcaatataaatacaaatattaaccaATATTTTCCACAAATACAGTAGACTCTGGATAGTACACATAATACTGTTTTTTTACAAGTAGCGAGAACTTTACATGATGGCACGACATATACATACAATACATTCCTGCACATGATAGTGcatacaaatgaaaaataaaagggaaCGCTTTATAACAACTTtcattaatgagattaacagACATTTGTACATTACATAATGGTTAACAAATCATTAGCTAATGTGCATTCAAATAGTTTGAAATGTCATTAAACATTGATTCACATATGAATCATCTGTTAAGCATGAAATGACTTTCAGTGAAAGTTATTATACAGttactaaaatacaaaataaaacattactttATATAACTTAAGTCCAGAAGCAGGTATCAGATCagagtttttttatatatatatatatagtatatattttgtatatgtataAAAACAGTCCAAAtaccatcatatatatatatatatatatatacgcatatGGGTATCAGATGGTATTTGGACTGTTTTTGGAATTTAAATCCAGATATATGTAAAGGGATTTTTATAACTTTCATtcagtaaaatgtttatttttaaaaggttttATAACTCAAGCCCAGCAATATTATTCAGACaagctgtaatatatataaaattctagATTTTAGAACTTAAATCtggaaacaaaatgtaaaatcacACTTTTTTAACTTTTGACCAAAAATACATACTATATCtgatatgtgttttttttctttttctttttttttttctttttttaaattaaatccagatatatatatatatatatatatctggacttgatttaaaaaaagaaaaaaaaaagttttttttatttttttttttttataactttcatctagtaaactttttatttttaaaaggtttttatAACTTAAGCCCAGCAATATGCATCATACAAgcattttcttaaataaaaattgGTCCAAAAACACTTATCTGATCAAAATGTTATTTCTTAAgtccagtaatatatatatatatatatatatatattgtaaattttGGAATTTAAACCCAAACATAAAATGCATCAGATCAGAGTTTTAACAACTTTTGTCCAAAAACaacaaataagattttttttttttttcttaaataactTAAAGTCCAGAAATATGTATCAGCTTAAAGTTTTAATAACTTAAGTCCAGTAATATGCCTCAGACAAGTGTATTTATAACTTTTGTCCAAAATACCTATCTGATAAGAGTTTTTCTATAacttcaagtcaagtaatttcaATCAGATCGCAGACTTTGGAGCTTAAGTCCAGAAATATGTGTCAGATTACTTAAGTCCAATAATATACATCAGCCCTGTACATCTGACAAACACGTATCTGATATGTTAAAGTTTAAGTCCAGTTATATGTATCAGATGAGAGTTTTTAATAAGTTATGTTTATTAATATTCTTGATCAGTTGGCGCAGGAGCATTTGCACTCTGTGATGATGGGGTACTGCACGGGTATCCAGGCGCATTTGAGCGCGCCTCTCCTCTGCACGCATCTCCAGCGCAGGAGCGTGATGTGCGTGGATTTGGCCGGTTTGCACACCATGCCCTCCGGCACCGAACACGACCTCTTGCTGTAGCAGCTGCCCGCCCGGACGTACCGGGGCCAGAAACGCGAGCCAAGGTCATTCCACGCGTAAAGCACGGGACAGAATGAGTACGACCACAGCCACATCTGCAGCCGGCGCTTCAGTTTCTTGCTGGCTTTACGCTTTTTGCCCCACTGCACTTCAAAGTCCAGAGCCCGGATGTCTTTTGGCATCAGTCCGGTCGGGTTCTGCAGGAGATCCTGCTCGTCCAGCTCGTCGTTGCCCGTGTACCGCTCCTGAGGGATGGTGATGGAGAGGAAGCGGCTGTCAAAGTCCCCGAGAACGCCCCTCAGCTCGGTTTCATTAAGATCCCTCTCTCGAGGGTCATATATCGGGTCGGGATCCTCTTTGAGCTCCAGTAGGGGTAAAGTGTCACTGGGGATTGGTCGGAGGAGATAATAGTGCTGACACTGAGCGAACGACACCAGCAGCATGTACACAGCCAGTAAAAAAGTCATGATGCGCAAAGTGTCCATCAATGCCACTCAAATGCGTTTTACGCACGCAGATACAGTCTCCGCGACTTTTATCCAATGCAATTCCAGTGCATGAGTTTTGCACACTCACACAGCGGATCTATCCATCCACAACATCACAGGACTGGAGGAGGGATGCATGAACAATCAAATAAGAAGATTAATATTCCTGGTGCTATCTTCAGCTTCAGATCTGCACGTCTCGTCCTAAACTGATGATTTTCATCAAAGCTGTTAAATGCATTAGAATCGTGGCGTGTCGCGTGCGCATCACGCGTCGGCATGTCCAAAACTCTGGGAATGCCTCTCTCAGGCGCGCGCCTCCAATATATACACGCGCGGCTCCGTGATGTAATACATCAACACTGGTTTTTAAAATATGGGCTTGTGTGTGGGAGATTCCCGGAcacctcctttctctctctctctctctctctctctctctctctctctctctctctctctcgctctctcacacacacacacacacacacacacacacacagagagagagagagagagagagagagaggcgtgGCTGGAGAGCATTCAGGGGTTTGGAGTTGCTACGCCCTCTGTCGGCCAAACCACACACTGTCAATATCAAACCCtttcacaaacacaataaactAACTATGTTGTGGGAAAACATAGTATATGTATGTAagtgtctctgtgtctgtctatctgtctgtctttctgcctgtctatcaatctatctatctatctatctatctatctatctatctatctatctgtctgtctgtctgtctgtctatc
This portion of the Myxocyprinus asiaticus isolate MX2 ecotype Aquarium Trade chromosome 14, UBuf_Myxa_2, whole genome shotgun sequence genome encodes:
- the LOC127452012 gene encoding noggin-1-like yields the protein MDTLRIMTFLLAVYMLLVSFAQCQHYYLLRPIPSDTLPLLELKEDPDPIYDPRERDLNETELRGVLGDFDSRFLSITIPQERYTGNDELDEQDLLQNPTGLMPKDIRALDFEVQWGKKRKASKKLKRRLQMWLWSYSFCPVLYAWNDLGSRFWPRYVRAGSCYSKRSCSVPEGMVCKPAKSTHITLLRWRCVQRRGALKCAWIPVQYPIITECKCSCAN